A single genomic interval of Piliocolobus tephrosceles isolate RC106 chromosome 7, ASM277652v3, whole genome shotgun sequence harbors:
- the C7H8orf48 gene encoding uncharacterized protein C8orf48 homolog: MAICPKLAQMDKSAMANLSDETETLKSFTDEVQTSSSFSSSGGRQSSPLTSGSKLEREKQTPSLEQGDKQSELLDFKNYEKKLSKKWINHLKCKDSNFEWHQPDTKLQTEITQVSDEELNALQSYCTMKINLIHHRGDSKKKTSSRHKKLHVGLDAEASERDALSGTVPDELLNRIYFKNLRTTPKQKPAAKQHISSQCPDCNRKRAELALSAFLKQKKTLLESFLLQEKIDEHLHTKDFLTRIGEAHQDFPRLSDDPRIIWERLTGKSHIRYSGFERSDTEQKMQRDGNSACHLPFSLPLLKPLTLTKPELVIVNDNV; encoded by the coding sequence ATGGCCATCTGCCCAAAATTGGCCCAAATGGACAAAAGTGCTATGGCAAACCTTTCTGATGAGACTGAGACTTTAAAGAGCTTTACTGATGAGGTACAGACTTCCAGTTCATTCAGCTCCTCTGGAGGACGGCAGTCATCGCCGCTGACCTCTGGGAGCAAGCTGGAGAGGGAAAAGCAGACTCCAAGCTTGGAACAAGGAGACAAACAATCTGAGCTTCTGGACttcaaaaattatgaaaagaagTTAAGTAAAAAATGGATCAACCACCTCAAGTGCAAAGACTCTAACTTTGAATGGCACCAACCAGACACCAAACTTCAAACAGAAATCACTCAGGTATCCGATGAAGAATTGAATGCCCTGCAGTCTTATTGCACCATGAAGATAAATTTGATTCATCATAGAGGGGATTCTAAGAAGAAGACGAGCAGCAGACATAAAAAGCTGCATGTTGGATTGGATGCAGAGGCTTCAGAGAGAGATGCTTTAAGTGGTACTGTACCCGATGAACTTTTGAACAGAATCTACTTTAAAAACTTGAGGACAACGCCAAAACAGAAGCCAGCAGCTAAGCAACACATATCTTCTCAGTGTCCCGATTGTAACAGGAAAAGAGCAGAGCTGGCCCTGTCTGCCTTTCTGAAACAAAAGAAGACTTTACTGGAGTCATTTCTACTTCAAGAGAAAATAGATGAACATCTTCATACCAAAGACTTTCTCACTCGTATTGGAGAAGCACATCAAGACTTTCCTAGGCTTTCAGATGACCCCAGAATAATCTGGGAAAGACTGACTGGGAAAAGTCATATCAGATACTCTGGTTTTGAAAGATCAGATACAGAGCAGAAGATGCAGCGAGATGGAAATAGTGCTTGTCATTTACCCTTTTCTCTGCCACTTCTCAAGCCACTTACTCTAACCAAACCAGAGCTGGTGATTGTTAATGATAATGTGTAA